One window from the genome of Desulfobacterales bacterium encodes:
- a CDS encoding ATP-binding protein: protein MKRFRPLDHINKNLTVRVFVYLMAAILLVAGSMSYYHFWSRQRELRTEMIREGRLLVEVVAQSARLGIFAEDPEQIKTTVQSAFRVDGVLEVCVYNTDIKLLTMEFNPRRPAGRSHCTVEKGMDPEILGKVAASQTTLYFEDPVSEVIEFWSPVRATSGTFSNESLFFEQSGPVSGGGRIIGFIGICVDQRPLQQRLRGTLSRSLLLFAGALVLGAVVTSFIVREVTRPLNQLVGNIKGYGIEVDTADQLGALAGTFDSLVSQLGGAFATINELRRGLEQKVAELEQEVAIRKQAEQDLLESEETARVLLNVPINASALLDVHGTILDANQAMAERLGLDMESLAGNNIWDLLAVDDTLFRFRGRIEAAVAAGRNLRFEGEHGERYFDYAVYPIVDAHNRPTKMAVLARDISRRVEAEKKRQELEVKSLTQAKLASLGQISTGIAHEINQPLSFIRVIYESTLRDFDLGRVDMEELRDDFREALRQVSRISALTGQLRTFGRPDTDIFEPVALPAVLDKTMILMGERMRRHNIDLRLDTPSDLPLVRGNANKLEQVFINLLQNAMDAMELEQSGKVMVEMFRDGSHRVTTTFSDSGPGISTELQGKIFEPFFTTKEVDKGTGLGLAIVYGIIREHHGSIRYEPVPGGAGRFVFTLPVAAGTEKEIPP from the coding sequence ATGAAGCGTTTCCGCCCGCTGGATCATATCAACAAGAACTTAACCGTCCGGGTGTTCGTCTACCTGATGGCCGCCATCCTCCTGGTTGCCGGGTCCATGAGTTATTACCACTTCTGGAGCCGGCAGCGGGAACTGAGAACCGAGATGATCAGGGAGGGGAGGTTGCTGGTCGAGGTGGTGGCCCAGTCGGCCCGGCTGGGAATTTTTGCCGAGGATCCGGAACAGATCAAAACCACCGTCCAGTCGGCATTCCGGGTGGACGGGGTGCTGGAGGTCTGTGTCTATAACACCGACATCAAGCTGCTGACCATGGAATTCAACCCGCGGAGGCCCGCGGGGCGCAGTCATTGCACCGTTGAAAAGGGAATGGACCCGGAGATACTCGGGAAGGTGGCTGCAAGCCAAACCACCCTTTACTTTGAGGATCCGGTCAGTGAAGTTATTGAGTTCTGGTCTCCGGTGCGGGCGACCAGCGGAACCTTTAGCAACGAGTCCCTGTTCTTTGAGCAAAGCGGCCCGGTCTCCGGCGGCGGCCGGATAATCGGCTTTATCGGGATCTGCGTGGACCAGCGGCCCCTGCAGCAGCGGCTCCGGGGCACCCTTTCCAGGAGCCTTCTGCTGTTTGCCGGGGCCCTGGTCCTGGGCGCGGTGGTGACCTCTTTCATTGTCCGGGAGGTTACCCGGCCCCTGAACCAACTGGTCGGCAACATCAAGGGGTATGGTATTGAGGTGGACACCGCCGACCAGCTGGGGGCCCTGGCCGGGACCTTCGACTCCCTGGTCAGCCAGCTCGGCGGCGCCTTTGCCACCATCAACGAACTGCGCAGGGGGCTGGAGCAGAAGGTCGCGGAACTGGAGCAGGAGGTTGCGATCCGCAAGCAGGCGGAACAGGACCTGCTGGAGAGCGAGGAGACGGCGCGGGTTCTGCTGAACGTTCCGATCAACGCCTCGGCCCTGTTGGATGTTCACGGCACGATCCTGGACGCCAACCAGGCCATGGCCGAGCGGCTTGGCCTGGATATGGAGTCCCTGGCGGGAAACAACATCTGGGACCTGCTCGCTGTTGACGACACCCTGTTCCGCTTCCGCGGCCGGATCGAGGCGGCCGTGGCTGCCGGCCGCAACCTCCGCTTCGAGGGCGAACATGGCGAACGCTATTTCGACTATGCGGTCTACCCGATTGTCGACGCCCATAACCGGCCGACCAAGATGGCCGTCCTGGCCCGGGATATCAGCCGCCGGGTTGAGGCCGAAAAAAAGCGGCAGGAGCTGGAGGTCAAGTCCCTGACCCAGGCCAAGCTGGCCTCCCTGGGGCAGATCAGCACCGGCATCGCCCATGAGATCAACCAGCCGCTGTCGTTCATCAGGGTGATCTACGAGTCCACCCTGCGGGATTTCGATCTCGGCCGGGTGGACATGGAAGAGTTGCGGGACGACTTCCGCGAGGCCCTGCGCCAGGTGAGCCGGATCTCCGCCCTCACCGGCCAGTTGCGCACCTTTGGCCGTCCTGATACTGATATTTTTGAACCGGTCGCCCTTCCCGCCGTTCTTGACAAGACCATGATCCTGATGGGTGAAAGGATGCGCCGCCATAATATCGACCTTCGCCTGGACACACCCTCTGATCTCCCGCTGGTGCGGGGAAATGCCAACAAGCTCGAGCAGGTGTTCATCAACCTGTTGCAGAATGCCATGGATGCGATGGAGCTGGAACAGAGCGGCAAGGTCATGGTGGAGATGTTCCGGGACGGATCGCACCGGGTGACAACGACCTTCAGCGACAGCGGCCCTGGAATTTCCACCGAGCTGCAGGGGAAAATTTTCGAGCCCTTTTTTACCACCAAGGAGGTGGATAAAGGGACTGGTCTGGGGCTGGCCATTGTTTACGGCATCATCCGGGAGCACCATGGTTCAATCCGGTATGAGCCCGTTCCCGGCGGCGCCGGCCGGTTCGTTTTTACGCTGCCGGTGGCGGCGGGGACGGAAAAGGAGATCCCCCCTTAG
- a CDS encoding response regulator — protein MQIVSPEVHPTAPPRVLVVDDETILQQAIKKALKHAGYELLFADDGKMGLEFFRRESPELIFLDLRMPVLDGIGFLRSIDYKPADPYTVVVITGHGGDEDIQKCYNLGVHSFLRKPINLVEISSLAERCIRFKRLEQEREKLVRDLQQAQETIQTLEDFLPICASCKKIRDEGGHWHEIESYIRARANIEFSHSICPACAIRLYPGLYNAARDKKK, from the coding sequence ATGCAGATCGTTTCCCCGGAAGTTCATCCAACCGCCCCCCCCCGGGTTCTGGTGGTGGACGATGAAACCATCCTCCAGCAAGCGATTAAGAAGGCGCTGAAACATGCGGGCTACGAGCTTCTCTTTGCCGATGACGGCAAAATGGGACTGGAGTTCTTCCGCCGGGAATCCCCGGAACTTATTTTCCTCGACCTGCGGATGCCGGTGCTGGACGGCATCGGCTTTCTGCGGTCCATAGACTACAAGCCGGCCGATCCCTATACCGTGGTGGTGATCACCGGTCATGGCGGGGATGAAGATATTCAGAAATGCTACAACCTGGGGGTGCATAGTTTTCTACGCAAACCCATCAACCTGGTGGAGATCTCAAGCCTGGCCGAGCGGTGTATCCGCTTCAAGCGGCTGGAACAGGAGCGGGAAAAGCTGGTCCGCGACCTGCAGCAGGCCCAGGAAACCATCCAGACCCTGGAGGATTTCCTGCCCATCTGCGCTTCCTGCAAGAAGATCAGGGACGAGGGCGGGCACTGGCACGAGATCGAGTCCTACATCCGGGCCCGCGCCAATATCGAATTCAGCCACTCCATCTGCCCGGCCTGCGCCATCCGGCTCTATCCCGGTCTGTACAACGCGGCCCGGGACAAGAAGAAATAG
- a CDS encoding TonB-dependent receptor: MPGKIRHRLMLLSWAAAYLFFPAPLPAAGPAADAVLAEDQFLELYFDKDQLVQAPTRSPKPLSQVAENVTIIYADEIEAMNAHNLAEVLNRVTGLYISSNGRDFGSSASLTAQGSEPRHVLVLLDGIVWNYIGSGRAGTSQIPLGIIKRVEVIKGPASSTWGAALGGVINIITRDAGTSARPVSTLSLSYGQARSLDVQARVAGRAGTVGYLLHAGRQRSDGLLKSREFFSSSLYGKFTLDPQPDHNLTLTLGYSDPEWYAGDLPSGGILSQGLHQRRFVTATLDSRISPVLALNLSLHAIQRRFDQLSDESGLYAVFGPGYQRGDLFENNIFDETNYGAGGRLVWTPDSHTVVLGLDLERNENEQRNQAGAYRQWQGAAPFSTYSSEINQWAIYGNDTLARGRLTLTPGIRLDGNSITKPFISPSLGITYRLRRDTLLRGQVARAFTIPPLSWLSGGGLFFDPNPDLEPEQVWSFQAGIESTAVKYLWLKGTVFRHDLDNTFGETTSPLNPKHSTMQNMGKEHRTGFEAEAKSAPFHNLTLGAGFSLASIDRDWNSDDQTLYSSNLELAFTEPKTGFKASLFGHFVWWDLPDSTTRGSYDDFIWDLNASKKILTRDRSITTLFVTVHNLFNGTQYRHINFKDPDRWVEGGIRVFWE; the protein is encoded by the coding sequence ATGCCCGGAAAAATCCGCCACCGCTTGATGCTGCTTTCCTGGGCCGCCGCCTATCTGTTCTTCCCGGCACCATTGCCGGCCGCGGGCCCGGCCGCCGATGCGGTCCTGGCCGAGGACCAGTTTCTGGAACTTTACTTTGACAAGGACCAACTGGTGCAGGCCCCCACCCGCTCGCCCAAACCCCTGTCCCAGGTCGCCGAGAACGTCACCATCATTTACGCCGACGAGATCGAGGCAATGAACGCCCATAACCTGGCCGAGGTGCTGAACCGGGTCACCGGCCTCTATATCTCCAGCAATGGCCGCGATTTCGGCAGCAGTGCCAGCCTGACAGCCCAGGGATCCGAGCCGCGGCACGTACTGGTGCTGTTAGACGGCATTGTCTGGAACTATATCGGCAGCGGCCGGGCCGGCACCAGCCAGATCCCGCTGGGGATCATCAAGCGGGTCGAGGTGATCAAGGGGCCGGCCTCCTCCACCTGGGGCGCGGCCCTGGGCGGGGTGATTAACATCATTACCAGGGATGCGGGAACCAGTGCCAGGCCCGTCAGCACGCTTTCGCTTTCCTACGGCCAGGCCCGCTCCCTGGACGTTCAGGCCCGGGTGGCGGGCCGGGCCGGCACTGTCGGCTACCTGCTCCACGCCGGCAGGCAGCGCTCCGACGGGCTCCTCAAGTCCCGGGAGTTTTTCAGCTCCAGTTTGTACGGCAAGTTCACTCTCGATCCCCAGCCAGACCACAACCTCACCCTTACCCTCGGCTACAGCGATCCGGAGTGGTATGCCGGCGATTTGCCCAGCGGCGGGATTCTTTCCCAGGGGCTTCATCAACGGCGTTTTGTCACCGCCACCCTGGACTCGCGGATCAGCCCGGTGCTGGCCCTCAACCTGTCCCTGCACGCGATCCAGCGGCGCTTTGATCAACTCAGTGACGAGTCCGGCCTCTATGCCGTCTTTGGCCCGGGCTACCAGCGGGGCGATCTGTTTGAGAACAATATCTTTGACGAGACCAACTATGGGGCCGGCGGCCGGCTGGTCTGGACCCCGGACAGCCACACCGTGGTGCTGGGCCTGGACCTGGAGCGCAACGAGAACGAGCAGCGCAACCAGGCCGGGGCCTATCGCCAGTGGCAGGGCGCGGCCCCTTTTTCCACCTACTCCTCTGAGATTAACCAGTGGGCGATCTATGGTAATGACACCCTTGCCCGCGGCAGATTGACCCTGACCCCGGGCATTCGTCTTGACGGCAACTCCATCACCAAACCATTTATCAGCCCCAGCCTGGGGATAACCTACCGCCTGCGCCGGGATACCCTGCTCCGGGGCCAGGTGGCCCGGGCCTTTACCATCCCGCCCCTGTCCTGGCTCTCCGGCGGCGGGCTGTTCTTCGATCCCAACCCCGATCTTGAGCCGGAACAGGTCTGGTCCTTCCAGGCCGGAATCGAGTCCACGGCCGTCAAGTATCTCTGGCTCAAGGGCACGGTGTTCCGGCACGATCTGGACAATACCTTCGGCGAGACGACCTCGCCTCTCAACCCGAAGCATTCCACTATGCAAAACATGGGCAAGGAGCACCGCACCGGTTTTGAGGCCGAGGCCAAGTCCGCGCCCTTTCACAACCTGACCCTGGGCGCGGGCTTTTCCCTGGCCAGCATCGACCGGGACTGGAACAGCGATGACCAGACCCTTTACAGCAGCAACCTGGAGCTGGCCTTTACCGAGCCGAAGACCGGATTCAAAGCCTCCCTGTTCGGCCATTTCGTCTGGTGGGACCTGCCCGACTCAACCACCAGGGGCAGCTACGACGACTTTATCTGGGACCTGAACGCAAGTAAAAAAATACTTACCCGGGACCGCTCCATCACCACCCTGTTTGTCACGGTCCACAACCTGTTCAACGGCACCCAGTACCGGCACATTAACTTCAAGGATCCGGACCGCTGGGTGGAGGGCGGCATCCGGGTCTTTTGGGAGTAG
- the gptM gene encoding geopeptide radical SAM maturase encodes MRLSVYLKSWPYPAAPGHHLLYSTRTAALALVPDPVLTKLAAGGQVDQEFIDTLTPLGMLVADQDAERAMVRNMLDELNHINPTLTVAVILGMECNFACPYCYEGSMKGRYAMDDAVADQLVVFLKDLFVRRKKKKMTLDFYGGEPLLYLGRIISLAGQLKPFVEEQGGEFSFYLVTNGSLLTRKRVARMGPLGLATAKVTVDGPAAIHNVQRPFRSGRESFNLVLDNIAACCDQVRIGIGGNFTRDNFREFPLLLDELAARGLTADKLRQVKFDPVMQITDTFANPEFRAGCSSYSDPWVGQAFFYLRDKIMAQGYSTPKMSPAACMVDQEDTFTVHYNGEIYKCPSMIGHDGYQAGDIFQGLGDYRGAYHLDHWQQEEKCRQCVYLPLCFGGCRYLKLQRDGDMDGVDCRQPFLDSALEEMLRQDIRYRKPEDRGQKTEDR; translated from the coding sequence ATGCGCCTTTCTGTTTATCTCAAATCCTGGCCCTATCCGGCCGCGCCCGGCCACCACCTGCTCTACTCCACCCGCACCGCGGCCCTGGCCCTGGTGCCTGACCCGGTATTGACCAAGCTTGCGGCCGGCGGGCAGGTGGACCAGGAGTTTATCGACACCCTGACCCCCCTGGGCATGCTGGTCGCGGACCAGGATGCGGAGCGGGCCATGGTGCGGAACATGCTCGACGAGTTGAACCACATCAACCCCACCCTCACCGTGGCGGTGATCCTGGGAATGGAGTGCAACTTTGCCTGTCCTTACTGCTACGAGGGCAGCATGAAGGGCAGATATGCAATGGACGATGCCGTTGCCGACCAGCTGGTGGTTTTTTTAAAGGACCTCTTTGTCCGGAGAAAAAAGAAAAAAATGACCCTGGACTTCTACGGCGGCGAGCCCCTGCTCTACCTGGGCCGGATTATCTCGTTAGCCGGACAGCTCAAGCCCTTTGTTGAGGAACAGGGGGGCGAATTCTCCTTTTACCTGGTGACCAACGGCTCGCTGCTCACCCGGAAAAGGGTGGCGAGGATGGGCCCGCTGGGCCTGGCCACGGCCAAGGTCACCGTGGACGGACCGGCCGCGATCCACAATGTCCAGCGGCCCTTCAGGTCCGGCCGGGAGAGCTTCAACCTGGTCCTGGACAATATCGCGGCCTGCTGCGACCAGGTCAGGATCGGCATCGGCGGCAATTTTACCCGGGACAATTTCCGGGAGTTTCCCCTGCTTCTGGATGAGCTGGCCGCCCGGGGCCTGACCGCGGACAAACTACGCCAGGTCAAGTTCGACCCGGTGATGCAGATCACCGACACCTTTGCCAATCCGGAGTTCCGGGCCGGCTGCAGCTCCTACAGCGACCCCTGGGTGGGCCAGGCCTTCTTTTATCTGCGGGACAAGATTATGGCCCAGGGGTATTCCACCCCGAAGATGAGCCCCGCTGCCTGCATGGTGGACCAGGAGGACACCTTTACCGTGCATTACAACGGGGAGATCTACAAATGTCCGTCCATGATCGGCCATGACGGCTATCAGGCGGGCGATATCTTTCAAGGCCTCGGCGACTATCGCGGCGCCTATCACCTCGACCACTGGCAACAGGAGGAAAAATGCCGCCAATGCGTCTACCTGCCCCTCTGTTTCGGCGGCTGCCGGTACCTGAAACTGCAGCGGGACGGCGACATGGACGGAGTGGACTGCCGGCAGCCCTTTCTGGACTCGGCCCTGGAAGAGATGCTGCGCCAGGACATTCGCTACCGGAAACCGGAAGACAGAGGACAGAAGACAGAGGACAGATAA
- a CDS encoding response regulator, whose translation MSVPRILIIDDEFALRQTMKKALKHEPYSLFFAENGAEGLAMIDKEPPDLIFLDLKMPVMNGFEFLKQVTIKPDDPFLVVVITGHGDDREVERCFKKGVNFFLRKPLSMVEVCGLARSCLGIKRTEQALREHRNNLEKLVTRRTKSLAEQLAFQQTLIDAIPTPVFFKDTRRRFLGCNSAFEEAMGMPRKKLIGKMVSEFATKDTAVLHNKIDKRIIKKGGRETYESVAVVADGNLREMMICKAAFYNGKGKVAGLIGAMFDITERKEIEKELGRRSRELEEVNTALRVLLQQVSRAKEEVEEKIVNNIKRRVLPYLNHLEARLPPSRSRSYVDVVKNNLNKITDAFPQRVSSAALGLSPREVQVADFIKLGKTNKEMSRLMNVSQNAVEFHRNNLRKKLGLKHKKRNLRTHLLSLE comes from the coding sequence ATGAGCGTACCCAGGATATTGATCATTGATGACGAATTCGCTTTGCGACAAACCATGAAAAAGGCGCTGAAACATGAACCGTACTCCCTGTTTTTTGCAGAGAACGGCGCCGAGGGGCTGGCAATGATCGACAAGGAACCGCCGGACCTGATCTTTCTTGACCTCAAGATGCCGGTGATGAATGGTTTTGAATTTCTCAAACAGGTCACGATCAAGCCCGACGATCCCTTTCTGGTGGTGGTGATCACCGGGCATGGCGACGACCGCGAGGTGGAACGCTGTTTCAAGAAGGGGGTAAATTTCTTCCTGCGCAAGCCCTTGAGCATGGTGGAAGTCTGCGGCCTGGCCCGCAGTTGCCTGGGTATCAAGCGGACCGAACAGGCCCTGCGCGAACACCGGAACAACCTGGAAAAGCTGGTGACCAGGCGAACCAAAAGCCTGGCCGAACAACTGGCCTTTCAGCAGACCCTGATCGACGCCATCCCCACCCCGGTGTTTTTCAAGGACACCCGCCGCCGGTTCCTTGGTTGCAACAGCGCCTTTGAGGAGGCCATGGGCATGCCCCGCAAGAAACTGATCGGCAAGATGGTTTCCGAGTTTGCCACCAAGGACACGGCGGTCCTCCATAATAAGATCGACAAACGGATCATTAAAAAGGGCGGCCGGGAAACCTATGAAAGCGTGGCCGTTGTTGCCGACGGCAACCTCCGGGAGATGATGATCTGCAAGGCGGCCTTTTACAACGGCAAGGGCAAGGTGGCCGGCCTGATCGGGGCGATGTTCGATATCACCGAGCGCAAAGAGATTGAAAAAGAACTGGGCCGGCGTTCCAGGGAACTGGAGGAGGTGAATACCGCCCTGCGGGTCCTGTTGCAGCAGGTCAGCAGGGCCAAGGAGGAGGTTGAGGAGAAAATCGTCAACAATATCAAGCGCCGGGTCCTGCCCTACCTCAACCATCTTGAGGCGCGGCTGCCGCCTTCCCGGAGCAGGTCCTATGTGGACGTGGTCAAGAACAATTTAAACAAGATCACCGACGCCTTCCCCCAGCGTGTTTCCTCCGCCGCCCTGGGCTTAAGTCCCCGGGAGGTCCAGGTCGCTGACTTCATCAAGCTGGGAAAAACCAACAAAGAGATGTCGCGGTTGATGAATGTTTCGCAAAATGCCGTGGAGTTCCACAGAAACAATCTCCGCAAGAAGCTCGGGCTCAAGCACAAGAAACGCAACCTGCGCACCCATCTCCTGTCGCTGGAGTGA